A portion of the Mesobacillus sp. AQ2 genome contains these proteins:
- a CDS encoding MarR family transcriptional regulator, which yields MEKPREELKAVTVIIRAAQAIHDVIRKDAAQYGLNPTEFSVMELLYHRGEQPIQIIGKKVLISSGSITYVIDKLVEKNYVRRRACPEDRRVTYGVLTNEGKELMDTIFPQHEMEMSRIFADLDAEEVNQTVSLLKRIGYRAKGL from the coding sequence ATGGAAAAGCCAAGAGAAGAGTTAAAAGCTGTAACCGTGATTATTCGTGCCGCGCAGGCTATTCACGATGTGATTCGAAAAGACGCAGCACAGTATGGATTGAATCCTACGGAATTTTCTGTGATGGAGCTGCTTTATCACAGGGGGGAGCAGCCTATTCAAATTATTGGAAAAAAGGTTCTGATTTCGAGCGGCAGCATAACTTATGTCATTGATAAGCTTGTGGAGAAAAATTATGTGAGACGGCGGGCCTGTCCCGAAGATCGCCGCGTCACTTATGGGGTTTTAACGAATGAAGGTAAAGAGCTGATGGATACTATTTTTCCTCAGCATGAAATGGAAATGAGCAGGATTTTTGCAGATTTGGATGCCGAGGAAGTCAATCAGACAGTCAGTTTATTAAAACGAATCGGTTATCGGGCAAAAGGCCTTTAA
- a CDS encoding DoxX family protein: protein MMDLGLLIIRLVIGILFIGHGAQKLFGWFGGYGLKGTGGWFDSIGMKPGVTLALFAGLAELLGGILLAAGLFTPLAALMIAGTMLMAILKVHGPNGLWSTSNGYEYNLTLIAVTIGLALIGPGRYAIDAILF from the coding sequence ATGATGGATTTAGGTTTGTTAATCATACGATTGGTAATTGGTATTTTATTTATTGGACATGGTGCGCAAAAGCTGTTTGGCTGGTTTGGGGGCTATGGATTAAAAGGAACAGGCGGCTGGTTTGATTCGATCGGCATGAAGCCTGGAGTCACGCTGGCACTCTTTGCGGGATTAGCAGAACTTCTCGGGGGAATATTATTGGCAGCAGGGCTTTTCACTCCACTCGCAGCTTTGATGATTGCCGGAACCATGCTGATGGCCATTTTAAAAGTGCATGGCCCAAATGGTTTGTGGTCCACTTCAAATGGCTATGAGTATAACTTGACATTGATTGCTGTCACGATTGGATTAGCACTGATTGGCCCTGGCCGATACGCTATAGATGCTATTTTATTCTAA
- a CDS encoding YceI family protein has translation MAKWTVDQAHSAIGFEVKHMMVSKVKGHFDSYTADVEAADLTDLTTASIAFKIDVASIDTRNEDRENHLKSADFFDVEKYPTIDFKSTSITRDGDDYKVTCDLTIKDVTKPVTFDVEFGGKGTNPWGVEVYGFEAETKINREEFGLTWNAALETGGVLVGKDIKIKVELEVNPAA, from the coding sequence ATGGCAAAATGGACAGTCGATCAGGCACACTCAGCAATTGGATTTGAAGTGAAACACATGATGGTATCAAAGGTGAAGGGTCATTTCGATTCTTATACTGCAGATGTTGAGGCAGCGGATCTTACAGATTTAACAACTGCTTCAATTGCATTCAAAATTGATGTAGCTAGCATTGACACTCGTAATGAAGATCGTGAAAATCACTTGAAATCAGCTGACTTCTTTGATGTTGAGAAGTATCCAACCATTGATTTCAAATCTACAAGCATTACAAGAGACGGCGATGACTACAAAGTAACGTGTGACTTGACAATCAAGGATGTAACGAAACCAGTCACATTCGATGTGGAATTCGGCGGCAAAGGCACAAACCCATGGGGCGTAGAAGTTTATGGCTTTGAAGCAGAAACAAAAATCAACCGTGAAGAATTTGGTCTGACATGGAATGCAGCACTTGAGACAGGCGGCGTCTTGGTGGGAAAAGACATCAAAATCAAAGTTGAATTAGAAGTAAACCCTGCAGCTTAA